A region from the Lentisphaera profundi genome encodes:
- a CDS encoding DEAD/DEAH box helicase codes for MKNLFDKFREYLSDIESEQYSVRFDEGAADYACAEVSSRKESVFCELRISQRRLYVECDCGIESEGKFCEHLSRALQVAQEREVLLNALKKNVAAKILPMRAMESKIQEEEVSQESHFQEASYQASNFTSQSPIKPSQKSAGIAPRLCTTSDITVIFCLYQKRLEFFWKASGKGGYFDPRRAECNAHDLGLLDFFKELPLKNEGKVFYVEIEGLSSDQLLKIARAKQLYWRAEDRRLKKLDYVKGQWHLELQAMQSGEADFHLNVNLRNSQNEMMTYQQYIPGVYYNDGSILFYDVLGAQKILESWPRGFLKLEQKDVSDWIKDYLSPSQLVTDHLPEALRYTAKASTDVLGKLYFKTAEYRVKNREMLHVDLFWIYGEGEINDASADEEVIDVKNKEIFQRKLREEKFSKELLYALGFEYMNSGPEPGWKLLPAKLPEVVPALKERKWQTMAEGKSLRVPRDYSLQVSSSMEWLEIQGKVEFDGAGVSLPDILRQWMNGEQFIVLDDGSLGLLPEEWLKNFTALTELGEMSLEGLRFHRQQSLLVEKQLKEIEDQNCEFDYPTLSEKLESFKNLAPQEPQEGFKATLRDYQKQSLAWFIEMQKLGLGTCLADDMGLGKTVQVLAFLHHLAHQNELNKPILIVAPRSLLFNWEEEVKKFAPEFKVYQYLGPSRSKVLKVLKAGEILLTTYGTLMRDAVKLQGTVFDVCVADEAQAMKNPMSMTSKTMRLIQANFTIALTGTPVENSLGDLWSLMEFINPGLLGTYKHFSKIYLDPKCSQKNLEALRQTIHPLMLRRRKSEVAKELPPKTEQVLFCEMDGVQDKIYREIEAYYAQEKGKDEKKKEGDKPFNMLAALTRLRQAACHPCLVNEDYKEVESAKITVLMSQLQQVFESGSKALIFSQFTTFLDLIEERIQSAKWNYTRLDGSTKDRQVPVREFNDNPDCRFFLISLKAGGTGLNLTQAQYVYLMDPWWNPAAENQAIDRAYRIGQERAVSAYRLVAKGSIEDKMLALQAQKSQLVDDVIEAGAFQGKLNQDDLRALLK; via the coding sequence ATGAAAAACTTATTTGATAAGTTTAGAGAATATTTGTCCGATATTGAAAGTGAACAGTATTCAGTTCGCTTTGATGAAGGAGCCGCCGATTATGCTTGTGCAGAAGTCAGTAGCCGCAAAGAGAGTGTGTTTTGCGAACTTCGCATAAGTCAGCGTAGGCTCTATGTAGAATGTGACTGTGGGATTGAGTCAGAAGGCAAATTCTGCGAGCATTTGTCTAGAGCCTTGCAAGTAGCTCAAGAACGTGAAGTTTTACTTAATGCACTGAAAAAAAATGTGGCGGCAAAAATTTTGCCCATGCGGGCAATGGAATCCAAGATTCAGGAAGAAGAAGTTTCGCAAGAAAGTCATTTTCAAGAAGCTAGTTATCAAGCATCGAATTTCACATCTCAATCCCCAATTAAACCATCACAGAAATCCGCTGGTATAGCTCCTCGTTTATGTACGACTAGTGATATCACAGTGATATTTTGTTTATATCAAAAGCGGCTAGAGTTTTTTTGGAAAGCTAGTGGTAAAGGAGGATATTTTGATCCTCGGAGAGCCGAGTGCAATGCCCATGATTTGGGACTGTTAGATTTTTTTAAAGAGCTACCCTTAAAAAATGAAGGGAAAGTTTTTTATGTAGAAATTGAAGGTCTTAGCTCGGATCAATTACTGAAAATAGCCAGGGCTAAACAATTGTATTGGAGAGCTGAAGATCGGCGACTCAAAAAACTAGACTATGTCAAAGGACAATGGCATTTAGAATTACAGGCAATGCAAAGCGGAGAGGCAGATTTTCATCTAAACGTGAATCTGCGTAATTCGCAAAATGAAATGATGACTTACCAGCAGTATATACCCGGAGTTTACTATAACGACGGGAGCATTTTATTTTATGATGTGCTGGGAGCCCAAAAAATCCTAGAGTCGTGGCCAAGAGGATTTTTAAAATTAGAGCAAAAAGATGTGAGTGATTGGATCAAGGATTACTTGTCACCTAGCCAATTAGTGACAGATCATTTACCCGAAGCTTTGCGTTATACCGCCAAAGCTTCGACGGATGTTTTAGGGAAGCTCTATTTTAAGACAGCAGAATACCGCGTTAAAAACCGAGAGATGCTCCATGTCGATTTATTTTGGATTTATGGAGAAGGTGAAATTAATGATGCCTCTGCCGATGAAGAGGTAATTGATGTTAAAAATAAAGAAATTTTTCAACGTAAGCTACGAGAGGAAAAATTCTCAAAAGAATTGCTTTACGCATTAGGTTTTGAATATATGAATTCGGGGCCAGAGCCCGGCTGGAAACTATTGCCTGCTAAATTGCCAGAGGTGGTTCCTGCACTGAAAGAACGCAAATGGCAAACGATGGCAGAGGGAAAATCATTACGTGTCCCCAGAGATTATTCATTGCAAGTAAGCAGTTCAATGGAGTGGTTGGAAATACAGGGTAAAGTCGAGTTTGACGGAGCAGGAGTATCCTTGCCGGATATCTTACGCCAATGGATGAATGGAGAACAATTTATTGTTTTAGATGATGGCAGTTTAGGCTTACTACCGGAAGAATGGTTGAAGAATTTCACGGCTTTAACTGAGTTGGGTGAGATGAGCTTAGAAGGTTTGCGTTTCCACCGTCAACAGTCGCTCTTAGTAGAGAAACAATTAAAAGAGATTGAGGACCAAAACTGTGAGTTTGATTATCCGACCTTAAGTGAAAAATTAGAAAGCTTCAAAAACCTAGCTCCTCAAGAGCCTCAGGAAGGCTTTAAAGCGACCTTAAGGGATTATCAAAAGCAATCCCTTGCTTGGTTTATAGAAATGCAAAAGTTAGGCTTAGGTACTTGTTTAGCAGATGATATGGGTTTGGGTAAAACTGTTCAAGTATTGGCATTTTTGCATCACTTGGCGCATCAAAATGAATTAAATAAGCCGATTTTGATTGTCGCACCACGTTCCTTATTATTTAATTGGGAGGAAGAAGTTAAGAAGTTTGCACCTGAGTTTAAAGTTTATCAATATTTGGGTCCATCGAGATCTAAAGTACTCAAGGTCCTAAAAGCTGGTGAGATTTTGTTGACTACCTATGGGACACTGATGCGCGATGCTGTGAAATTACAGGGTACAGTATTTGATGTGTGCGTAGCCGATGAAGCTCAGGCAATGAAGAATCCGATGTCAATGACGTCAAAAACCATGCGCTTAATTCAAGCAAATTTCACGATAGCCCTAACGGGTACACCGGTTGAGAATAGCTTGGGGGATTTATGGAGCCTCATGGAATTTATTAATCCAGGTTTATTAGGAACGTATAAACATTTTTCTAAAATTTATTTAGACCCGAAATGCAGTCAAAAAAATCTAGAGGCTTTACGTCAAACCATTCATCCTCTAATGCTGAGGAGAAGGAAATCTGAAGTGGCCAAGGAACTTCCTCCTAAGACTGAACAAGTACTCTTTTGTGAAATGGATGGTGTGCAAGATAAGATATATAGAGAAATTGAAGCGTATTATGCTCAGGAAAAAGGAAAGGATGAAAAGAAGAAAGAGGGTGATAAACCCTTTAATATGCTCGCAGCTTTAACTCGACTTAGGCAAGCAGCCTGTCACCCCTGCCTAGTAAATGAAGATTATAAAGAAGTCGAGTCAGCAAAAATCACAGTATTGATGAGCCAGCTTCAGCAAGTTTTTGAATCCGGAAGCAAAGCCTTGATTTTCTCCCAATTCACGACGTTTTTAGATTTGATCGAGGAGAGGATTCAATCAGCAAAATGGAATTACACTCGCTTGGATGGATCCACCAAAGATCGCCAAGTCCCGGTGCGTGAATTTAATGATAACCCAGACTGTCGCTTCTTTTTAATTAGTTTAAAAGCAGGAGGTACGGGGCTGAATCTTACCCAAGCTCAATACGTT